The proteins below are encoded in one region of Balaenoptera acutorostrata chromosome 11, mBalAcu1.1, whole genome shotgun sequence:
- the KRT85 gene encoding LOW QUALITY PROTEIN: keratin, type II cuticular Hb5 (The sequence of the model RefSeq protein was modified relative to this genomic sequence to represent the inferred CDS: inserted 1 base in 1 codon; deleted 1 base in 1 codon), translating to MTCRSYRISPGCGVTRTFSSCSAVAPKTGSRCCISAAPYRGVSCYRGPTGFGSRSVSALGSCAPRVAVGGFRAGSCGRSFGYRSGGVCGPSPPCITTVSVNESLLVPLNLEIDPNAQCVKHEEKEQIKCLNSRFAAFIDKVRFLEQQNKLLETKWQFYQNRQCSESNLEPLFNGYIETLRREAERVEADNGRLASELNHMQEVLEGYRKKYEEEVALRATAENEFVVLKKDVDCAYLQKSDLEANVEALVEECSFLKRLYDEELQVLHAHISDTSVLVKMNNSRDLNMDCFVAEIKAQYDDVASRSRAEAESWYRSKCEEMKATVIRHGETLRRTKEEINELNRMIQRLTAEIENAKCQRAKLEAAVAEAEQQGEAALNDARCKLAGLEEALQKAKQDMACLLKEYQEVMNSKLGLDIEIATYRRLLEGEEHRLCEGVGSVKVCVSSSRGGVTXGAHMYSTTPSRQIASGPVATGGSITVLMAPDSCAPCQPRISSFNCGSRSVCFA from the exons ATGACCTGCCGCTCCTACAGGATCAGCCCAGGATGTGGGGTCACCAGGACCTTCAGCTCGTGCTCAGCTGTGGCCCCCAAAACTGGCAGCCGCTGCTGCATCAGCGCTGCCCCCTACCGAGGGGTGTCCTGCTACCGGGGGCCGACGGGCTTCGGCAGCCGCAGCGTCTCAGCCCTGGGCTCCTGTGCGCCCCGCGTAGCGGTGGGCGGCTTCCGCGCCGGCTCCTGCGGCCGCAGCTTCGGGTACCGCTCCGGCGGCGTGTGCGGCCCCAGCCCGCCCTGCATCACCACCGTGTCGGTCAACGAGAGCCTCCTCGTGCCCCTCAACCTGGAGATCGACCCCAACGCGCAGTGTGTGAAGCATGAGGAGAAGGAGCAGATCAAGTGTCTCAACAGCAGGTTCGCTGCCTTCATCGACAAG GTGCGCTTCCTGGAGCAGCAGAACAAGCTGCTGGAGACCAAGTGGCAGTTCTACCAGAACCGCCAGTGCTCCGAGAGCAACCTGGAGCCCCTGTTCAACGGCTACATCGAGACGCTGAGGCGGGAGGCTGAGCGTGTGGAGGCCGACAATGGGAGGCTGGCCTCGGAGCTCAACCACATGCAGGAGGTGCTGGAGGGCTACAGGAAGAA gtatGAAGAGGAAGTGGCTCTCAGGGCCACAGCAGAGAACGAGTTCGTGGTTCTAAAGAAG GACGTGGATTGCGCCTACCTGCAGAAGTCAGACCTGGAGGCCAACGTGGAGGCCCTGGTGGAGGAGTGTAGCTTCCTGAAGCGCCTCTATGACGAG GAGCTCCAGGTCCTCCACGCCCACATCTCAGACACCTCAGTCTTAGTCAAGATGAACAACAGCCGGGACCTGAACATGGACTGTTTCGTCGCCGAGATCAAGGCTCAGTACGATGATGTTGCCAGCCGCAGCCGGGCCGAGGCTGAGTCCTGGTACCGCAGCAAG TGTGAGGAGATGAAGGCCACGGTGATCCGGCACGGGGAGACCCTGCGCCGCACCAAGGAGGAGATCAACGAGCTGAACCGCATGATCCAGAGGCTGACGGCCGAGATTGAAAATGCCAAGTGCCAG CGGGCCAAGCTGGAGGCCGCCGTGGCCGAGGCGGAGCAGCAGGGCGAGGCGGCCCTTAATGATGCCCGCTGCAAGCTGGCCGGGCTGGAGGAGGCCCTGCAGAAGGCCAAGCAGGACATGGCCTGCCTGCTCAAGGAGTACCAGGAGGTGATGAACTCCAAGCTGGGCCTGGACATCGAGATCGCCACCTACAGGCGCCTGCTGGAGGGCGAGGAGCACAG GCTGTGCGAAGGTGTGGGCTCTGTGAAAGTCT GTGTCAGCAGCTCCCGCGGTGGAGTCA TGGGGGCCCACATGTATAGCACCACCCCAAGCCGCCAGATTGCCTCTGGCCCCGTGGCCACTGGGGGCAGCATCACAGTG TTGATGGCGCCCGACTCCTGCGCCCCCTGTCAGCCCCGCATCTCCAGCTTCAACTGCGGGAGCAGGTCCGTCTGCTTTGCCTAG